The following are encoded together in the Manduca sexta isolate Smith_Timp_Sample1 chromosome 22, JHU_Msex_v1.0, whole genome shotgun sequence genome:
- the LOC115450156 gene encoding cytochrome P450 CYP12A2 isoform X3: MYLNKVRICSSRLAAAPTHFVRSITVNSTAVEVEEGTAQLKSWREIPGPSSLPLLGSLHHFIPGGMFHKLDGIDFTRKLYQNYGPIVKVDGMVGMNMLIFLFDAESVSQVLRGENWMPIRFPSLEYYRKYYKKSKDHEQKPTGLITEHLQPWREFRSAVNPVMLQPKTIKLYTTAIDQVAQDMVARMKSLRDENNMLRGNFDVEMNLWALESIAVVALGTRLNCFDPKLTDDSPAKRLIQCVHDFFSIAEDLDFKPNMWKYITTPKFKKAMKLYEDHENLSKHFIQQAMEELKTNKGKSSNEKGVLEKLMDINEQFAYIMASDMLFAGVDTAANTITATLYLLATHPEKQQKLREELLSKSEKKPYLKACIKESMRVMPVVSGNIRKTTKEYNILGYHIPKDMEIVFSHQEMALMEQYYPRPKEYIPERWVVDKDDPLYHGNAHPFAQSPFGFGVRMCIGRRIAELEVETFLARVVENFNVEWFGPPPKVVQTSLNYVKGPFNFVFKDV; encoded by the exons ATGTATTTGAATAAAGTGCGGATTTGTAGCTCGCGATTAGCAGCGGCCCCTACACACTTTGTACG GAGTATCACAGTGAACAGCACAGCGGTGGAAGTTGAAGAGGGGACTGCTCAGCTCAAGTCATGGAGGGAGATCCCAGGCCCTTCATCACTGCCCTTGCTAGGGTCTCTGCACCACTTCATACCCGGCG GCATGTTCCACAAGTTAGACGGCATTGACTTTACTCGCAAACTGTACCAGAACTACGGACCAATTGTGAAAGTTGATGGGATGGTCGGCATGAATATGTTAATATTCCTATTCGATGCGGAAAGCGTTTCacaa gTCCTTCGTGGCGAAAACTGGATGCCAATTCGTTTCCCCTCACTGGAATACTACAGAAAATACTACAAGAAAAGTAAAGATCATGAACAAAAACCAACCGGACTCATTACGGA acaTCTTCAGCCATGGAGGGAATTCCGCTCCGCCGTGAACCCCGTGATGTTACAACcgaaaactataaaactatacacAACTGCAATAGATCAGGTCGCCCAGGATATGGTCGCCAG AATGAAATCTTTACGTGATGAAAACAACATGCTGCGTGGGAATTTCGACGTGGAGATGAATCTTTGGGCTCTGGAGTCAATCGCTGTAGTGGCTCTCGGTACAAGGCTGAATTGCTTTGACCCGAAACTGACTGACGACTCGCCAGCCAAGAGACTGATCCAGTGCGTCCATGACTTCTTTTCTATCGCCGAAGACTTGGACTTCAAGCCAAACATGTGGAAGTACATCACTACACCAAAATTCAAGAAAGCGATGAAACTTTACGAAGATCACGAAAA tctatcaaaacatttcattcaacAAGCAATGgaagaattaaaaacaaacaaaggaAAATCGAGCAACGAGAAGGGCGTACTTGAAAAACTGATGGATATCAATGAGCAGTTTGCATACATTATGGCTAGTGACATGCTATTCGCTGGTGTAGATACG GCTGCTAACACCATAACAGCCACGCTGTACCTCCTCGCGACGCACCCAGAGAAACAACAGAAACTGAGAGAAGAACTGCTATCAAAATCAGAAAAGAAACCGTACCTGAAAGCGTGTATCAAAGAGTCCATGAGGGTAATGCCAGTGGTGTCTGGAAACATCAGGAAAACTACCAAAGAGTACAACATTCTTGGTTACCACATACCGAAAGAC ATGGAAATTGTTTTCTCTCATCAAGAGATGGCACTGATGGAGCAATACTACCCGAGACCTAAAGAGTACATCCCAGAACGTTGGGTGGTTGATAAAGACGACCCTCTGTACCACGGCAATGCACATCCTTTCGCTCAATCTCCATTTGGCTTCGGAGTTCGCATGTGTATAG GTCGTCGCATCGCAGAGCTGGAAGTGGAAACGTTCCTTGCTCGGGTCGTGGAGAACTTTAACGTGGAGTGGTTCGGCCCGCCGCCGAAAGTAGTTCAAACCTCGCTTAATTACGTCAAGGgaccttttaattttgttttcaaagaCGTTTGA
- the LOC115450158 gene encoding cytochrome P450 CYP12A2 isoform X2 → MGLYEQLYEKYGPVVRVNAVLKPDVLILFDAESIAKIFYGENRIPVRPAFFSMEYYRRYYKNKDPNKPTGLVTDQGYNWRQFRSKVGPALLMPKFVKLYSKTVDEVALETIARWRRVRDHNNMIRENFDREMNLWSLESIAVVALGTRLNSLDAELPKDSPVNRLIECAHDLLLIANELDYKPSLWKYYPTKMFKRAMKVYEDIDIITKHYIANATEKFKNNGKTGDEESILEKLLKIDEEVAHIMASDMLIAGVDTTSNTMLATMYLLAMNPEKQQKLREEVLSNDEKKPYLKACIKESMRLMPVVGLNFRETTRSYDILGYEVPKGMGVLFCHRLLSLLESNFPKAQQFIPERWIVDESDPMHNGSAHPFVHLPFGFGVRSCIGQRIAELEIETLLSRVVQNFNLEWVGPPPTVHSTHVNYVKGPYNFILNDIV, encoded by the exons ATGGGGTTATACGAACAATTGTATGAGAAATATGGTCCAGTAGTAAGAGTGAATGCTGTGCTTAAACCAGACGTATTAATACTTTTCGATGCAGAAAGCATTGCTAag atattttatggAGAAAACAGGATACCCGTGAGACCTGCCTTCTTTTCCATGGAATATTATCGaagatattacaaaaataaagatcCTAATAAACCTACCGGTTTGGTTACAGA CCAGGGCTACAATTGGAGACAATTCCGAAGTAAGGTGGGACCAGCGCTGCTAATGCCTAAATTCGTTAAGCTATACAGCAAAACTGTTGATGAAGTTGCATTGGAAACGATAGCAAG GTGGCGGCGTGTTCGAGACCATAACAACATGATTCGTGAAAACTTTGACAGGGAAATGAACTTGTGGTCCCTCGAATCTATAGCAGTTGTTGCTCTTGGAACTCGATTGAACTCCCTTGATGCTGAACTACCGAAGGACTCTCCAGTAAACAGACTTATTGAATGCGCTCACGACCTGTTGCTCATAGCAAATGAATTGGACTACAAGCCAAGTTTATGGAAATACTACCCAACAAAGATGTTCAAACGGGCAATGAAGGTTTACGAGGATATTGACAT CATCACCAAACATTACATCGCAAACGCTACagagaaatttaaaaacaacggTAAAACTGGTGACGAAGAAAGTATTTTGGAAAAATTACTCAAAATAGATGAAGAAGTTGCTCATATTATGGCATCTGATATGTTAATAGCTGGAGTTGATACT ACATCAAATACAATGTTAGCAACGATGTACCTACTTGCAATGAATccagaaaaacaacaaaaacttaGAGAAGAAGTACTTTCGAATGATGAAAAGAAACCGTATTTAAAAGCTTGCATCAAAGAGTCCATGAGATTGATGCCAGTCGTGGGATTGAATTTTAGAGAAACCACTAGAAGTTATGATATTTTGGGATACGAAGTACCTAAGGGA atGGGCGTGCTGTTTTGTCACCGTTTGCTATCATTGTTGGAGTCAAATTTCCCAAAAGCGCAGCAGTTTATCCCAGAAAGATGGATTGTAGATGAAAGTGACCCAATGCATAATGGAAGTGCTCATCCATTTGTCCACTTGCCATTTGGATTTGGGGTCCGAAGTTGTATAG GACAACGTATAGCTGAATTGGAAATAGAAACGCTACTCTCCCGAGTTGTGCAAAATTTTAACTTGGAATGGGTTGGCCCTCCCCCGACGGTCCACTCTACTCACGTCAACTACGTCAAAGGACCTTACAACTTTATACTAAATGATATTGTATAA
- the LOC115450156 gene encoding cytochrome P450 CYP12A2 isoform X4: MYLNKVRICSSRLAAAPTHFVRSITVNSTAVEVEEGTAQLKSWREIPGPSSLPLLGSLQHFIPGGMFHNLNGIDFTHKLYQNYGPIVKVDGMIGMNMLIFLFDAESVSQILRSENWMPIRSGFPSLEYYRKYYKKSKDHEQKPTGLVTEHLQPWREFRSAVNPVMLQPKIIKLYTTAIDQVAQDMVASLSKHFIQQAMEELKTNKGKSSNEKGVLEKLMDINEQFAYIMASDLLFGGVDTAANTMTATLYLLATHPEKQQKLREELLSKSEKKPYLKACIKESMRVMPVVSGNTRRTTKEYNILGYHIPKDMEIVFSHQEMSLMEQYYPRPKEYIPERWVADKDDPLYHGNAHPFAHSPFGFGVRMCIGRRIAELEVETFLARVVENFNVEWFGPPPKVVQTALNYVKGPFNFVFKDI; this comes from the exons ATGTATTTGAATAAAGTGCGGATTTGTAGCTCGCGATTAGCAGCGGCCCCTACACACTTTGTACG GAGTATCACAGTGAACAGTACAGCGGTGGAAGTTGAAGAGGGGACTGCTCAGCTCAAATCATGGAGAGAGATCCCGGGTCCTTCATCACTGCCCTTACTAGGGTCTCTGCAGCACTTCATACCCGGTG GCATGTTCCACAACTTAAACGGCATTGACTTCACTCACAAACTGTACCAGAACTACGGACCGATTGTGAAAGTCGATGGGATGATTGGCATGAACATGTTAATATTCCTATTCGATGCGGAGAGCGTTTCacaa ATCCTTCGCAGCGAAAACTGGATGCCAATTCGTTCCGGATTCCCTTCACTGGAATACTACAGAAAATACTACAAGAAAAGTAAAGATCATGAACAGAAACCAACGGGACTCGTTACGGA acaTCTTCAGCCATGGAGGGAATTCCGCTCCGCCGTGAACCCCGTGATGTTACAGccgaaaattataaaactgtacACGACTGCGATAGATCAGGTCGCCCAGGATATGGTCGCCAG tctatcaaaacatttcattcaacAAGCAATGgaagaattaaaaacaaacaaaggaAAATCGAGCAACGAGAAAGGCGTACTTGAAAAACTGATGGATATCAATGAACAGTTTGCATACATTATGGCCAGTGACTTGCTATTCGGTGGTGTAGATACA GCTGCTAACACCATGACGGCCACGCTGTACCTCCTCGCGACGCACCCAGAGAAACAACAGAAACTGAGAGAGGAACTGCTATCGAAATCAGAAAAAAAACCTTACCTGAAAGCGTGCATCAAAGAGTCCATGAGGGTAATGCCAGTTGTGTCTGGCAACACGAGGAGAACTACCAAAGAGTACAACATACTTGGCTACCACATACCAAAAGAC atGGAAATTGTTTTCTCTCATCAAGAGATGTCACTGATGGAGCAATACTACCCGAGACCTAAAGAGTACATCCCAGAACGTTGGGTGGCCGATAAAGACGACCCTCTGTACCACGGCAATGCGCATCCTTTCGCCCATTCTCCATTTGGCTTCGGAGTTCGCATGTGTATAG GTCGTCGCATCGCAGAGCTGGAAGTGGAAACGTTCCTTGCTCGGGTCGTGGAGAACTTTAACGTGGAGTGGTTCGGCCCGCCGCCGAAAGTAGTTCAAACCGCGCTTAATTACGTCAAGGgaccttttaattttgttttcaaagaCATTTGA
- the LOC115450156 gene encoding cytochrome P450 CYP12A2 isoform X1, whose translation MYLNKVRICSSRLAAAPTHFVRSITVNSTAVEVEEGTAQLKSWREIPGPSSLPLLGSLQHFIPGGMFHNLNGIDFTHKLYQNYGPIVKVDGMIGMNMLIFLFDAESVSQILRSENWMPIRSGFPSLEYYRKYYKKSKDHEQKPTGLVTEHLQPWREFRSAVNPVMLQPKIIKLYTTAIDQVAQDMVARIRSLRDENNMLRGNFGVEMNLWALESIAVVALGTRLNCFDPTLSEDSPAKRLIQCVHDFFTIAEDLDFKPSIWKYITTPKFKKAMKLYEDHENLSKHFIQQAMEELKTNKGKSSNEKGVLEKLMDINEQFAYIMASDLLFGGVDTAANTMTATLYLLATHPEKQQKLREELLSKSEKKPYLKACIKESMRVMPVVSGNTRRTTKEYNILGYHIPKDMEIVFSHQEMSLMEQYYPRPKEYIPERWVADKDDPLYHGNAHPFAHSPFGFGVRMCIGRRIAELEVETFLARVVENFNVEWFGPPPKVVQTALNYVKGPFNFVFKDI comes from the exons ATGTATTTGAATAAAGTGCGGATTTGTAGCTCGCGATTAGCAGCGGCCCCTACACACTTTGTACG GAGTATCACAGTGAACAGTACAGCGGTGGAAGTTGAAGAGGGGACTGCTCAGCTCAAATCATGGAGAGAGATCCCGGGTCCTTCATCACTGCCCTTACTAGGGTCTCTGCAGCACTTCATACCCGGTG GCATGTTCCACAACTTAAACGGCATTGACTTCACTCACAAACTGTACCAGAACTACGGACCGATTGTGAAAGTCGATGGGATGATTGGCATGAACATGTTAATATTCCTATTCGATGCGGAGAGCGTTTCacaa ATCCTTCGCAGCGAAAACTGGATGCCAATTCGTTCCGGATTCCCTTCACTGGAATACTACAGAAAATACTACAAGAAAAGTAAAGATCATGAACAGAAACCAACGGGACTCGTTACGGA acaTCTTCAGCCATGGAGGGAATTCCGCTCCGCCGTGAACCCCGTGATGTTACAGccgaaaattataaaactgtacACGACTGCGATAGATCAGGTCGCCCAGGATATGGTCGCCAG AATTAGATCTTTACGCGACGAAAACAATATGCTTCGTGGGAATTTCGGCGTGGAGATGAATCTTTGGGCTCTGGAGTCCATCGCTGTAGTGGCCCTCGGTACAAGGCTGAATTGCTTTGACCCGACACTGAGTGAAGACTCGCCAGCCAAGAGACTGATCCAGTGCGTCCATGACTTCTTCACTATCGCCGAAGACTTGGACTTCAAGCCAAGCATTTGGAAGTACATCACTACACCAAAATTCAAGAAAGCGATGAAACTTTACGAAGATCACGAAAA tctatcaaaacatttcattcaacAAGCAATGgaagaattaaaaacaaacaaaggaAAATCGAGCAACGAGAAAGGCGTACTTGAAAAACTGATGGATATCAATGAACAGTTTGCATACATTATGGCCAGTGACTTGCTATTCGGTGGTGTAGATACA GCTGCTAACACCATGACGGCCACGCTGTACCTCCTCGCGACGCACCCAGAGAAACAACAGAAACTGAGAGAGGAACTGCTATCGAAATCAGAAAAAAAACCTTACCTGAAAGCGTGCATCAAAGAGTCCATGAGGGTAATGCCAGTTGTGTCTGGCAACACGAGGAGAACTACCAAAGAGTACAACATACTTGGCTACCACATACCAAAAGAC atGGAAATTGTTTTCTCTCATCAAGAGATGTCACTGATGGAGCAATACTACCCGAGACCTAAAGAGTACATCCCAGAACGTTGGGTGGCCGATAAAGACGACCCTCTGTACCACGGCAATGCGCATCCTTTCGCCCATTCTCCATTTGGCTTCGGAGTTCGCATGTGTATAG GTCGTCGCATCGCAGAGCTGGAAGTGGAAACGTTCCTTGCTCGGGTCGTGGAGAACTTTAACGTGGAGTGGTTCGGCCCGCCGCCGAAAGTAGTTCAAACCGCGCTTAATTACGTCAAGGgaccttttaattttgttttcaaagaCATTTGA
- the LOC115450156 gene encoding cytochrome P450 CYP12A2 isoform X2, giving the protein MYLNRVRICSSRLVAAPTHFVRSITVNSTAVEVEEGTAQLKSWREIPGPSSLPLLGSLQHFIPGGMFHKLDGIDFTRKLYQNYGPIVKVDGMVGMNMLIFLFDAESVSQVLRGENWMPIRFPSLEYYRKYYKKSKDHEQKPTGLITEHLQPWREFRSAVNPVMLQPKTIKLYTTAIDQVAQDMVARMKSLRDENNMLRGNFDVEMNLWALESIAVVALGTRLNCFDPKLTDDSPAKRLIQCVHDFFSIAEDLDFKPNMWKYITTPKFKKAMKLYEDHENLSKHFIQQAMEELKTNKGKSSNEKGVLEKLMDINEQFAYIMASDMLFAGVDTAANTITATLYLLATHPEKQQKLREELLSKSEKKPYLKACIKESMRVMPVVSGNIRKTTKEYNILGYHIPKDMEIVFSHQEMALMEQYYPRPKEYIPERWVVDKDDPLYHGNAHPFAQSPFGFGVRMCIGRRIAELEVETFLARVVENFNVEWFGPPPKVVQTSLNYVKGPFNFVFKDV; this is encoded by the exons ATGTATTTGAATAGAGTGCGGATTTGTAGCTCGCGATTAGTAGCGGCCCCTACACACTTTGTACG GAGTATCACAGTGAACAGCACAGCGGTGGAAGTTGAAGAGGGGACTGCTCAGCTCAAGTCATGGAGGGAGATCCCGGGACCTTCATCACTGCCTTTACTAGGGTCTCTGCAACACTTCATACCCGGCG GCATGTTCCACAAGTTAGACGGCATTGACTTTACTCGCAAACTGTACCAGAACTACGGACCAATTGTGAAAGTTGATGGGATGGTCGGCATGAATATGTTAATATTCCTATTCGATGCGGAAAGCGTTTCacaa gTCCTTCGTGGCGAAAACTGGATGCCAATTCGTTTCCCCTCACTGGAATACTACAGAAAATACTACAAGAAAAGTAAAGATCATGAACAAAAACCAACCGGACTCATTACGGA acaTCTTCAGCCATGGAGGGAATTCCGCTCCGCCGTGAACCCCGTGATGTTACAACcgaaaactataaaactatacacAACTGCAATAGATCAGGTCGCCCAGGATATGGTCGCCAG AATGAAATCTTTACGTGATGAAAACAACATGCTGCGTGGGAATTTCGACGTGGAGATGAATCTTTGGGCTCTGGAGTCAATCGCTGTAGTGGCTCTCGGTACAAGGCTGAATTGCTTTGACCCGAAACTGACTGACGACTCGCCAGCCAAGAGACTGATCCAGTGCGTCCATGACTTCTTTTCTATCGCCGAAGACTTGGACTTCAAGCCAAACATGTGGAAGTACATCACTACACCAAAATTCAAGAAAGCGATGAAACTTTACGAAGATCACGAAAA tctatcaaaacatttcattcaacAAGCAATGgaagaattaaaaacaaacaaaggaAAATCGAGCAACGAGAAGGGCGTACTTGAAAAACTGATGGATATCAATGAGCAGTTTGCATACATTATGGCTAGTGACATGCTATTCGCTGGTGTAGATACG GCTGCTAACACCATAACAGCCACGCTGTACCTCCTCGCGACGCACCCAGAGAAACAACAGAAACTGAGAGAAGAACTGCTATCAAAATCAGAAAAGAAACCGTACCTGAAAGCGTGTATCAAAGAGTCCATGAGGGTAATGCCAGTGGTGTCTGGAAACATCAGGAAAACTACCAAAGAGTACAACATTCTTGGTTACCACATACCGAAAGAC ATGGAAATTGTTTTCTCTCATCAAGAGATGGCACTGATGGAGCAATACTACCCGAGACCTAAAGAGTACATCCCAGAACGTTGGGTGGTTGATAAAGACGACCCTCTGTACCACGGCAATGCACATCCTTTCGCTCAATCTCCATTTGGCTTCGGAGTTCGCATGTGTATAG GTCGTCGCATCGCAGAGCTGGAAGTGGAAACGTTCCTTGCTCGGGTCGTGGAGAACTTTAACGTGGAGTGGTTCGGCCCGCCGCCGAAAGTAGTTCAAACCTCGCTTAATTACGTCAAGGgaccttttaattttgttttcaaagaCGTTTGA